GCCGTCGCGCTGCCGTCCTTCGCTGCCGAACCGTCGCACCGCCACTCCCTGCAGGAGCGACTTCAGTCGCGACGAACGCAGTCCGGAACTACCACGGCTTCGGCGACTTCCGCGGCTGACGTCCTGCCGACCAAGCCCCAGCAGGCTAACCGCAAGCCCCCTGTGGGAGCGACTTCAGTCGCGACGAACGCAGTCCGGAACCACCACGGCTTCGGAGACTTCCGCGGCTGACGTCCTGCCGACCATGCCCCAGCAGGCTAACCGCAAGCCCCCTGTGGGAGCGACTTCAGTCGCGACGAACGAAGCAGCGAACTCGCCGCGACTGGAAGGCATCGGCGCCGATGCCCCAGCCTGCAGGCGTTCGCGCCCGCATGCGCTTGCGCGAGCGGCTCCGGCCGGCCTCGGCCGAACGCCGCCAATCCGCGATCGGCAACGGCTCGCACCGCGCCTGCGGCACGGCGCGATCGACCCGCGCCACAAACGAAGAAGCCCGGCATCGCCGGGCTTCTTCGTCGCAACCGCCGACCGCCTGGATCAGGCGGCGACCGTATCGGCCACGTCCTGGTATTCCTGGATCTGGTCGAAGTTCATGTAGCGGTAGATCTGTTCGCCGCTGGTCTTGATCACGCCGACGTCGGCCATGTACTCGTCCTTGGTCGGGATGCGGCCCAGGCGCGAGCAGATCGCCGCCAGTTCCGCCGAGCCCAGGTACACGTTGGTGTTGCGGCCCAGGCGGTTGGGGAAGTTGCGGGTGGAGGTGGAGAACACCGTGGCGCCCTCGCGCGCCTGCGCCTGGTTGCCCATGCACAGCGAGCAGCCCGGCATCTCCATGCGCGCGCCGGCCGCGCCGAAGGTGCCGTAGTGGCCTTCCTTGGTCAGCTCGGAGGCGTCCATCTTGGTCGGCGGCGCGACCCACAGGCGGGTCGGGATGTCGCGCTTGCCTTCCAGCAGCTTGGCCGCGGCGCGGAAGTGGCCGATGTTGGTCATGCACGAACCGATGAACACCTCGTCGATCGCCGCGCCGGCGACCTCCGACAGCGTCTTGACGTCGTCCGGATCGTTCGGGCAGGCCACGATCGGCTCGTGGATGTCGGCCAGGTCGATCTCGATCACCGCCGCGTACTCGGCATCGGCATCGGGCTCGAGCAGCTGCGGGTCGGCCAGCCACTCTTCCATCTTCTTGATCCGCCGCGCCAGCGAACGCGCGTCGGCGTAGCCTTCGGCGATCATCCACTTCAGCAGGGTGATGTTGCTGTTGAGGTATTCGATGATCGGCGCCTTGTCCAGGCGCACCGTGCAGCCGGCGGCCGAGCGCTCGGCCGAGGCGTCGGACAGTTCGAACGCCTGCTCTACCTTCAGGTGCGGCAGGCCTTCGATCTCCAGGATGCGGCCGGAGAAGATGTTCTTCTTGCCCTGCTTGGCCACGGTCAGCAGGCCATCCTTGATCGCGTACAGCGGGATCGCGTTGACCAGGTCGCGCAGGGTCACGCCCGGCTGCATCTGCCCCTTGAAGCGCACCAGCACGCTCTCGGGCATGTCCAGCGGCATGACCCCGGTGGCCGCGGCGAACGCGACCAGGCCGGAGCCGGCCGGGAACGAGATGCCGATCGGGAAGCGGGTGTGCGAGTCGCCGCCGGTGCCCACGGTGTCCGGCAGCAGCATGCGGTTGAGCCAGCTGTGGATCACGCCGTCGCCCGGACGCAGCGACACGCCGCCGCGGGTGGAGATGAATTCCGGCAGGGTGTGGTGGGTCTTGACGTCCACCGGCTTCGGGTAGGCCGCGGTGTGGCAGAACGACTGCATCACCAGGTCGGCGGAGAAGCCCAGGCAGGCCAGGTCCTTCAGCTCGTCGCGGGTCATCGGCCCGGTGGTGTCCTGCGAGCCCACCGAGGTCATCTTCGGCTCGCAGTAGGTGCCCGGACGCATGCCCTTGCCTTCCGGCAGGCCGCAGGCGCGGCCGACCATCTTCTGCGCCAGCGAGAAGCCCTTGCCGGTATCGGCCGGCACCATCGGCAGGCGGAACAGGTCCGAGGCCGGCAGGCCCAGGAACTCGCGCGCCTTCGCGGTCAGGCCGCGGCCGACGATCAGCGGGATGCGGCCGCCGGCGCGCACTTCGTCGAACAGCACGTCCGACTTCATCGCGAACTCGGCGATCACCTGCCCGTTCTTCAGCGCCTTGCCCTCGTACGGGCGCAGCTCGACCACGTCGCCGTGCTCCATCTGCGACACGTCCAGTTCGATCGGCAGCGCGCCCGCGTCTTCCATCGTGTTGTAGAAGATCGGCGCGATCTTCGAACCCAGGCACACACCGCCGAAACGCTTGTTGGGGATGTACGGGATGTCCTCGCCGGTCCACCACAGCACCGAGTTGGTCGCCGACTTGCGCGAGGAACCGGTGCCGACCACGTCGCCGACATAGGCAACCAGGTGACCCTTGGCCTTCAGGTCGGCGATGGCCTGGATCGGCCCGCGCTTGCCGTCTTCTTCCGGCTCGAACGCGGCGCCGTCGCGCCTGTTCTTCAGCATCGCCAGCGCGTGCAGCGGGATGTCCGGGCGCGTGGTCGCGTCCGGCGCCGGCGACAGGTCGTCGGTGTTGGTCTCGCCCGGCACCTTGAACACGGTGACGGTCAGGCTCTGCGGCACTTCCGGCTTGCTGGTGAACCATTCGGCGTCGGCCCAGCTCTGCAGCACCGCCTTGGCGTGCGCATTGCCGGCCTGGGCCTTTTCCTGCACGTCGTGGAACGCATCGAAGATCAGCAGCGTGTGCTTCAGGCCTTCGGCCGCCACCGCGCCGAGTTCGGCGTTGTCCAGCAGCTCGATCAGCGGATGGATGTTGTAGCCGCCGAGCATGGTGCCGAGCAGTTCGGTGGCGCGCGTGGGGCTGATCAGCGGGGTCTTCTCGGTGCCGAAGGCGACCGCGGCCAGGTACGAGGCCTTGACCTTGGCGGCGTCGTCGACGCCGGCCGGCACGCGCTGGCTGAGCAGCTCGACCAGGAACTGTTCCTCGCCGGCCGGCGGGTGCTTCAGCAGCTCGATGACCTCGGCGGTCTGCTGCGCGCTCAGCGGCAGCGGCGGGATGCCGAGCGCGGCGCGCTCTGCGACGTGGTGGCGATAGGCTTCCAACATGCGGGTTCTCCGGGGAAATGCGGTGGGGATGGGCGGTAAGCGGCGGGCGCGGCGTCAGGCCGGCTTGGGGACGATGATCTTCAGGCCCTTGAAGTAGTCGCGGAAGAAGCCGTCGTCGCGGGTGATCAGGCCGTCGCACTGCAGCAGCGCATGGGCGCCGATCAGGAAATCGGCCACCACCCGTTCGCGCTTGCCGCCACGCGCGCGGAAGCGGCGCTGCATCTCGCCGGCGCGCAACGCCGACTTGGCTTCCAGCGCGTTGAAGCGGATGCTCATGTCCTCCAGCACCGACAGCGCCTCGGCGCCGTCGCGCAGCGCGCTGCACACCTCGGCCAGGACGATGTCGCACACCACCACCGGGCCGGTGCTCAGGCACTGGCGCAGGCAGGCTTCGGCGGCATCGGCCTGCGGGCCGTCGGCCAGCAGGTCTACCAGCACCGAGGAATCGATCGCGATCATGCCTTGGCGTCGGGCTCGAACGGATCGCCCGGCGCGCGGCCGCGGATCGCGCGCATCGCCTCGTCGGTGCTGGCGAAGCCGTCGAGCTGGAAGCGCCCGCGCGCGCGCGAGATCGCATCGTCCACGCTCTTGCGCAGGATGATGCGGCCGCCGTCCAGTTCCACTTTCAGGATGGTGCCCTTGGTCAGGCCCAGCGCGTCGCGCACGGCCTTGGGCAAGGTGATCTGGCCGCGTTCGGCGACGGTGGCTTCCATGGGTGGCCTCCACAAGGTATGCACGAATTTTACATACTTGAAGCGTCATACTCAAGCCCGCATACAGCGTCGGTAACACCCTCCATACACACTGAATGGGTCAGAATGATCGCAGTCCCTACAGCCGCGATGCCATAGGAGTTCCGTGATGAGCGATTCCTTTTCCACCCGTACCTCGCTCGAGGTCAACGGCAAACGCTACGCCTACTACAGCCTGCCCAAGCTCGCCGAGCGCTTCGACATCGGCCGCCTGCCCTACTCGCTGAAGATCCTGCTGGAGAACCTGCTGCGCCACGAGGACGGCGGGGTGACCGTGGGCAAGGACCACATCGAGGCGGTGGCCAAGTGGGACCCCAAGGCCGAGCCGGACACCGAGATCGCGTTCATGCCGGCGCGGGTGGTGCTGCAGGACTTCACCGGCGTGCCGTGCGTGGTCGACCTGGCGGCGATGCGCGACGCGGTGGTCAAGCTCGGCGGGCGCCCGGAGCAGATCAACCCGCTGATCCCCTCGGAACTGGTGATCGACCATTCGGTGCAGGTGGACGTGTTCGGCAAGGCCGACGCGCTCGACCTCAACGGCAAGATCGAGTTCCAGCGCAACCAGGAACGCTACGGCTTCCTGCGCTGGGGCCAGAAGGCCTTCGACAACTTCAAGGTGGTGCCGCCGAACACCGGCATCGTGCACCAGGTCAACCTGGAGCACCTGGCGCGGGTGGTGATGACCGCCGAGCGCGACGGCGAGGCGATCGCCTATCCGGACACGGTGTTCGGCACCGACAGCCATACCACCATGATCAACGGCATCGGCGTGCTCGGCTGGGGCGTGGGCGGCATCGAGGCCGAAGCGGCGATGCTCGGCCAGCCCTCGTCGATGCTGATCCCGCAGGTGGTCGGCTTCAAGCTGACCGGCAGGCTGCCCGAAGGCGCCACCGCCACCGACCTGGTGCTGACGGTGACGCAGATGCTGCGCAAGCACGGCGTGGTCGGCAAGTTCGTCGAGTTCTTCGGCGAGGGCCTGCAGCACCTGCCGCTGGCCGACCGCGCCACCATCGGCAACATGGCGCCCGAATACGGCGCCACCTGCGGCATCTTCCCGGTCGACGCCGAATCGCTGACCTACCTGCGCCTGTCCGGGCGCAGCGAGGAGCAGATCGCGCTGGTCGAGGCCTACGCCAAGGCGCAGGGCCTGTGGCACGACGCCGACACCGCGCACGCCGACTACAGCGCGACGCTGGAGCTGGACATGGGCCAGGTCAAGCCGTCGCTGGCCGGCCCCAAGCGCCCGCAGGACCGGGTGCTGCTGGAAGACATGCAGCGCAACTTCCGCGACAACCTGGTGCCCTTCGCCGAGGCGCGCCACAAGCGCCGCAGCGACCTGAAGCAGGAGGACCGGCTCAAGAACGAAGGCGGCGGCGGCACCGCGGTCGGCGCCAAGGCCTCGCAGGCCGAGACCAGCGAAGACAGCGGCGCCGGCTGGCAGCTGCGCGACGGCTCGGTGGTGATCGCCGCGATCACCTCCTGCACCAACACCTCCAACCCGGCGGTGATGCTCGGCGCCGGGCTGCTGGCGCGCAACGCCGTGGCCAAGGGCCTGAAGGCGCAGCCGTGGGTCAAGACCTCGCTCGGGCCGGGCTCGCTGGTGGTCACCGACTACCTGAAGAAAGCCGGGGTGATGGACGACCTGGAGCGCCTCGGTTTCTACGTGGTCGGCTACGGCTGCACCACCTGCATCGGCAACTCCGGCCCGCTGCCGGAGGACGTGTCGGCGGCGATCGCCCGCGAGGACCTGGTGGTGGCGTCGGTGCTGTCGGGCAACCGCAATTTCGAAGGCCGCGTGCATCCGGAAGTGAAGATGAACTACCTGGCCTCGCCGCCGCTGGTGGTCGCCTACGCCATCGCCGGCACCACCGACATCGACCTGAGCCGCGATCCGCTCGGCACCGGCAGCGACGGCCAGCCGGTCTATCTGCGCGACATCTGGCCGAGCAACAAGGAAATCGGCGACACCATCGCCGCCACCGTCGGCCCGGAGATGTTCAAGCAGAACTACGCCGACGTGTTCAAGGGCGACAGCCGCTGGGCCGCGATCGCCTCGCCCGACGGCGACCTGTACGCGTGGGACGGGGCCTCCACCTACATCAAGAATCCGCCCTACTTCGATGGCATGACCATGCAGGTCGGCAGCATCGACGACGTGCACGGCGCGCGCGTGCTCGGCCTGTTCGGCGACTCGATCACCACCGATCACATCTCCCCGGCCGGCAACATCAAGAAGGACTCGCCGGCGGGCCGCTTCCTGCAGGAGCGCGGCGTGCAGCCGGCCGACTTCAACAGCTACGGCAGCCGCCGCGGCAACGACGACGTGATGGTGCGCGGCACCTTCGCCAACATCCGCATCAAGAACCTGATGTTCGGCGGCGAGGAAGGCGGCAACACCCTGTACCGCGGGCCGGGCAACGCGCAGCCGGAGAAACTGGCGATCTACGATGCGGCGATGAAGTACAAGGCCGACGGCGTGCCGCTGGTGGTGATCGCCGGCAAGGAGTACGGCACCGGCTCCTCGCGCGACTGGGCGGCCAAGGGCACCAACCTGCTCGGGGTCAAGGCGGTGATCGCCGAGAGCTTCGAGCGCATCCACCGCTCCAACCTGGTCGGCATGGGCGTGCTGCCGCTGCAGTTCCTGGACAACGAGAACGCGCAGTCGCTGGGCCTGGACGGTTCGGAGGTGTTCGACATCACCGGGCTGCAGGACGGCGCCAGCAAGCGCGCCACCATCGATGCGAAGAAGGCCGACGGCAGCGTCAAGCAGTTCCAGGTCAAGGTACTGCTGCTCACGCCCAAGGAAGTGGAGTACTTCAAGCACGGCGGCCTGCTGCAGTACGTGCTGCGTCAGCTGGCGGCACGCAAGGCGGCCTGAGGCCGCGACGGCGGGCGGCGTCCTGCATGGGCGCCGCGTCGCCCTGCAAGTGCACCGCCGTGCACGATGCGTTTCGTGGGCACCGCGCCAAGCGCGGTCCCCGTTTTGCACCGATGGCGAAGGCCCTGTTCTCCAACAGGGCGAATGCCGTTCAACGCATGCGCATGCCGCACGCCGCTACGGCGGCGCGCTCCATTGCGCATGCCGCAGCTGCCACCGCCCGTCCTTCTCGCGCCAGCCGCTGACCACGCTGTAGCGCTGCATCCGTTCCGGCAACACGCGCCCGTCGCCGCCGCTGAGCACCGCCTCGAAACGCACCGTGGCGTCCTCGCCCTGCAGCTGGATCGACAGCGGCCCGGTGCTCACCCCGATCCGCGCATTGGCCAGGAATTGCGCGCGCAACAGGTTGTGCAGCGCAGCACGATCCATCCCCGCCTCGCCCCCGAAATCGTCGGCCACGCCGTCCATCGCATCGCGCAGGCGATGTTCCTCCACCGCCTCCTGCATCGCGGCAATGTCCTTGCGCAGCCGCTGTTCGGCCGAATCGCGCTGGCATCCGGCCAAGGCCAGCAGCAGCGCACATCCCCAACCCCATGCCGGCATTCCTCGCATCGGACCCTCCTCGGCTTCGCCTTTGCCATGCGGAACGGTATGCTGCCACTTGCCGCGCCGCAGCGTCGCGTCGGCGTGCGGCACGCATTCCACAAGAGGGGGGCACATGAGTCAGGAACGTCCATGGTTGCAGAGTTATCCGGCCGGCATTCCCGCCGAGATCGACGTCAGTGAGTACCGATCCGTCGCGGCGGTGTTCGAAACCTCCGTCGCCAAGTTCGGCGACCGTCCGGCCTACTGCAACTTCGGCAAGATCCTGACCTACCGCGAGGC
The Xanthomonas sp. AM6 DNA segment above includes these coding regions:
- a CDS encoding nuclear transport factor 2 family protein, whose amino-acid sequence is MPAWGWGCALLLALAGCQRDSAEQRLRKDIAAMQEAVEEHRLRDAMDGVADDFGGEAGMDRAALHNLLRAQFLANARIGVSTGPLSIQLQGEDATVRFEAVLSGGDGRVLPERMQRYSVVSGWREKDGRWQLRHAQWSAPP
- a CDS encoding type II toxin-antitoxin system VapC family toxin, with the translated sequence MIAIDSSVLVDLLADGPQADAAEACLRQCLSTGPVVVCDIVLAEVCSALRDGAEALSVLEDMSIRFNALEAKSALRAGEMQRRFRARGGKRERVVADFLIGAHALLQCDGLITRDDGFFRDYFKGLKIIVPKPA
- the acnB gene encoding bifunctional aconitate hydratase 2/2-methylisocitrate dehydratase, which produces MLEAYRHHVAERAALGIPPLPLSAQQTAEVIELLKHPPAGEEQFLVELLSQRVPAGVDDAAKVKASYLAAVAFGTEKTPLISPTRATELLGTMLGGYNIHPLIELLDNAELGAVAAEGLKHTLLIFDAFHDVQEKAQAGNAHAKAVLQSWADAEWFTSKPEVPQSLTVTVFKVPGETNTDDLSPAPDATTRPDIPLHALAMLKNRRDGAAFEPEEDGKRGPIQAIADLKAKGHLVAYVGDVVGTGSSRKSATNSVLWWTGEDIPYIPNKRFGGVCLGSKIAPIFYNTMEDAGALPIELDVSQMEHGDVVELRPYEGKALKNGQVIAEFAMKSDVLFDEVRAGGRIPLIVGRGLTAKAREFLGLPASDLFRLPMVPADTGKGFSLAQKMVGRACGLPEGKGMRPGTYCEPKMTSVGSQDTTGPMTRDELKDLACLGFSADLVMQSFCHTAAYPKPVDVKTHHTLPEFISTRGGVSLRPGDGVIHSWLNRMLLPDTVGTGGDSHTRFPIGISFPAGSGLVAFAAATGVMPLDMPESVLVRFKGQMQPGVTLRDLVNAIPLYAIKDGLLTVAKQGKKNIFSGRILEIEGLPHLKVEQAFELSDASAERSAAGCTVRLDKAPIIEYLNSNITLLKWMIAEGYADARSLARRIKKMEEWLADPQLLEPDADAEYAAVIEIDLADIHEPIVACPNDPDDVKTLSEVAGAAIDEVFIGSCMTNIGHFRAAAKLLEGKRDIPTRLWVAPPTKMDASELTKEGHYGTFGAAGARMEMPGCSLCMGNQAQAREGATVFSTSTRNFPNRLGRNTNVYLGSAELAAICSRLGRIPTKDEYMADVGVIKTSGEQIYRYMNFDQIQEYQDVADTVAA
- a CDS encoding AbrB/MazE/SpoVT family DNA-binding domain-containing protein — translated: MEATVAERGQITLPKAVRDALGLTKGTILKVELDGGRIILRKSVDDAISRARGRFQLDGFASTDEAMRAIRGRAPGDPFEPDAKA
- the acnA gene encoding aconitate hydratase AcnA, whose amino-acid sequence is MSDSFSTRTSLEVNGKRYAYYSLPKLAERFDIGRLPYSLKILLENLLRHEDGGVTVGKDHIEAVAKWDPKAEPDTEIAFMPARVVLQDFTGVPCVVDLAAMRDAVVKLGGRPEQINPLIPSELVIDHSVQVDVFGKADALDLNGKIEFQRNQERYGFLRWGQKAFDNFKVVPPNTGIVHQVNLEHLARVVMTAERDGEAIAYPDTVFGTDSHTTMINGIGVLGWGVGGIEAEAAMLGQPSSMLIPQVVGFKLTGRLPEGATATDLVLTVTQMLRKHGVVGKFVEFFGEGLQHLPLADRATIGNMAPEYGATCGIFPVDAESLTYLRLSGRSEEQIALVEAYAKAQGLWHDADTAHADYSATLELDMGQVKPSLAGPKRPQDRVLLEDMQRNFRDNLVPFAEARHKRRSDLKQEDRLKNEGGGGTAVGAKASQAETSEDSGAGWQLRDGSVVIAAITSCTNTSNPAVMLGAGLLARNAVAKGLKAQPWVKTSLGPGSLVVTDYLKKAGVMDDLERLGFYVVGYGCTTCIGNSGPLPEDVSAAIAREDLVVASVLSGNRNFEGRVHPEVKMNYLASPPLVVAYAIAGTTDIDLSRDPLGTGSDGQPVYLRDIWPSNKEIGDTIAATVGPEMFKQNYADVFKGDSRWAAIASPDGDLYAWDGASTYIKNPPYFDGMTMQVGSIDDVHGARVLGLFGDSITTDHISPAGNIKKDSPAGRFLQERGVQPADFNSYGSRRGNDDVMVRGTFANIRIKNLMFGGEEGGNTLYRGPGNAQPEKLAIYDAAMKYKADGVPLVVIAGKEYGTGSSRDWAAKGTNLLGVKAVIAESFERIHRSNLVGMGVLPLQFLDNENAQSLGLDGSEVFDITGLQDGASKRATIDAKKADGSVKQFQVKVLLLTPKEVEYFKHGGLLQYVLRQLAARKAA